The genomic interval ATGCATTTTTTCGTCCAAGCGAAAACGGCGCAAGAAAACTTTTAATGCATAAAAAAGAGATAAACAGACTTTTTGGCGCCGTTTCAAAAGAAGGTATGGCGATTGTGGCGCTATCGCTTTATCTAAACGACAAAAACAAAGTAAAAGCGCGAATCGCGCTTGCGAAAGGCAAAAATCTGCACGATAAAAGAGAGGCTTTAAAACGAAAAGAAGCCGAACGTGAAGCACAAAGCGCGATGAAAAGATATGCAAAAGGATACTGAGTGAAAAAAATTTTAGGAATTTTAATTTCAGCAATGATTTTTCTTGGCGGTTGCGACGAGCGTAACGATACAATTTCAAGTGAACAGAATTTCGCTCCATATGAAGTTGGCGAGCAAATTTCTCTAAAAAGCGTAAGCGGCGATGAAATAACAATAAAACGCACGAATGAAGGCTTTAAATTAGCAAATAGCGACAAACTTCTTATGTTTGACATTTTTGCAACTTATTGTGAGCCTTGCAAAGCGGAAGCCGCTCATCTTACCGATCTAATAAATAAAAACAAGGAAAATATGGCTTTTATAGGACTTATAACTTTTGAAGAGATTGAAAATCATGAAATAATCGAAAATTTTATGAAAAAATACGGCGCTTATTATTTCATAGCAAACGAAAAAGAAAATGACAGACTGATTGCTCAAATTTTAAACGATATAAAATACAATCACGCACTTTCAATACCGTTTAAAGTTTTACTTCAAAACGGCAAATATGTTAACTTAACGGATTTTAACGAAGGAATGCGATTTAAAAAATATTATCTTGGCGCGGTGCCTGAGGGCGTAATAGAAAATGATTTACAAAGGCTTAAATAATGGCATTTCAAAATGAATCACAAACAAAAACAAAAATTTTCATACCGAAAATTTACCGCGTAATTTTACTGAATGATGATGTTACGACTATGGATTTTGTCGTAATGATTTTGATGGAAATTTTTGAAAAAACGCGAGATGAAGCAATAAATATTATGCTACATATACATAAAAACGGTTCAGGAATTTGCGGAAGTTACATAAAAGAAATCGCTGAAACCAAAAAAGATGAAGTAAAAATGCTGGCTAAAAAAGCGAATTTTCCGTTAGTTTGTGAAATAGAGGAAGAATAATGGCAAATTTTATGTTTGGATACTATTTTAAAAACGGCGTGCGTGTGGCGCGCAAATATAGAAATAATTATCTTACGACATATCATATTCTTTTTTCTTTTTTCAGATACGACGTTTTTAAAGAATTTTTTTATTACTACGGAATGCAAAATGACGTAGGCGAAACTATCCGTCAAATCATCGAAAATTTTCCGAAATCAAAAAATAAAAAATTGAAAATGACAACCGAACTGAAATATCTGATAAATCAAATAAATGAAATCGGCACAAACAAAAATGAATATGAAGATATTTTCAGATTTATGTTTTTAGCTAGAAAAATGGATGAAAATTATAGAGAACTTTTTGATTTTATCACACCAAATGACAGTTATGAAAGTCTTTCACTGACATTTTTCGAATGGTTGAAAAGACAAAAAAGCATTCCTATGGCGGAATTTCTGGACTCTTTCGAAAATCAGGATGAAAACGAAGATCAAAGATCTCCTCTTGAAATTTGGGGACGAAATCTTTGCGAAGAAGCAAGGCTTGGAAAACTTGATAAACTTATAGGAAGAGAAAAGGAAGTTGAAAAAACACTTCAAACACTTTGCAGACGCAAAAAAAATAATCCTTTACTAGTAGGTGAAGCAGGCGTTGGGAAAACAGCCGTCGTAGAAGGAATCGCACAAAAAATCGCATTCAACGACGGACCGGAAAAATTGAAAAATAAAGAAATTTATGAAATAAACTTAACTTCAATGCTTGCAGGAACTACATACAGAGGCGATTTTGAGCAAAGAGTAAATGACCTTATAGATGAATTAAAAAATAAAAAAAACGTGATAATATTTTTCGATGAAATTCACACGATTTTGGGCGCAGGAAGCACAGGCGGAAGCGATGCCGATTTAGCCGACGCCCTAAAACCGGCTCTTGCAAACGGTGAAATTTCCTGCATCGGAGCTACTACTTATGCGGAATTTAGAGATTTCGGCAAGGACAAAGCTCTACTTAGAAGATTCAACAAAATTGACATTTGTGAGCCCACATTGGAAGACAGCTTTAAAATTTTAAAAGGCGGTGCGCCGCGTTATGAAAATTTTCACGGCGTGAAATTCAGTGATGAAATTTTAAATGAATGCGTAAGACTTTCCAAAAAATATTTAAGTGATAAATTTTTGCCCGATAGCGCATTTGATTTAATTGATGAAATAGGTGCAAGTTTCAGCTTAAAAGGGCGCCACGGCGAAGTAAGTCAGGATGATGTAAGAAAAATTTTAAGCGTAATGGCAAATGCTGAAAATATAAATAGTGATAATTCGGAAATTTTAAAAAATCTGAAAACAAATTTAAAATCTGAAATTTTCGGTCAGGATAGCGCTGTAGATACGCTTTATAAGGCACTTTTGCGCTCATATGCAGGCATAAAAGATGAAAATCGCCCGATTGGCGTATTTTTATTTACAGGAAATAGCGGAGTTGGCAAAACAGAACTTGCAAAAGTGCTTGCAAACTCGCTGAATGTAAGTTTTTTACGCTTTGATATGAGCGAATATATGGAAGAAAACAGCGTCTCGAAATTTATAGGCTCGGCTCCCGGATATGTAGGATTTGAACAAGGCGGAATCTTAACAAATGCCGTCAAAAAGCATCCTTACAGCGTTTTACTTTTTGATGAAATAGAAAAAGCGAACCCCACAATCATAAATATATTTTTAGGAATTTTCGATAACGCTTCATTAAGTGATAATCTCGGTGAAAAGGCCGATTTTAAAAATACAATCATAATAATGAGCTCAAATCTTGGCACAAAAGAGGCGGCTACTCTTGGATTTAAAAGAGATACGGCTGAAAAAATAAACACTGCCGTACATGATTTTTTTAGCCCTGAGCTTAGAGCAAGAATAGATAAAATAATAAATTTCAATCCTTTAAATAATGAAATTTTAAAACAAATCGTAGATAAATATATAAAAAATTTGGAAAATAAATTAAAAAATGTCAAGTTTGATTTGGACGAAAACGCAAAAGAATTTTTAATCAAAAAAGGTGCAAATACGGAATCAGGCGCAAGAAATTTAAAACGCATAATTGATGGTGAGATTAGCGACATTATAAGCGGTGAAATTCTATTTGGAAAATTAAAAAACGGCGGAACTGTAAAAATTTCAACGGAAAATGAAAAATTAACATTTGAGTTTAACTGAAATGAGAAAATTTTTTAAATTTCTAAAAAACATCAATTTATTTAAACTGAATTATCTAATAATTCCTCTACTTTTATTAATTTTTTTATATGTGGTTTATTATTGGTCAAGTGCAAATCGCCGTCTGCCGAATTTAAAATCATCTGAAATAAACACCGCAATTCGCGGCGAAATCGTAACAAGCGACAACTATATAAGCGCAAACTCACAAAAACTTTACAAAGTAAGTGTGGATAGCAGAAGTATAGACCCGAATAAATTGGAACTTTTTGTAAAACTTTACTGTATTTATACAGGAGATAACGAAAAACGCGTAAAAGACGCGATAACTTCCTCAAAAGGAACAATTGTATTAAGCTATAAAATAGACGCTAAAATGGCAGTTCATCTAAAAGAACTCGCAAGAAAACTGAATTTGAAAAAAGTTTTTGTCTCTTTTTTGACACCAAGCGGAAAATCAAATCCGCCTATTAGAATGAGCGTCTCACAAAGCGGCGAAAAGCGGGTTTATAATACAGCAGACAGTCTAACTCCGCTAATTGGCTACATAAATAAAACAGAATTGGATGGAATTACACGCGTTAAAGGCATAAAAGGCATCGAAAAATACTATGAATATTATCTTAATCCGATTAATGATGAAAAAATTTCAGGTTTGCGTGATATAGGCGACAATATAATTTTAGAAAAATCAAGTCGCAAATCAAGCAAAATAGACGGATATGACGCAATTTTAAATATCGACCTTAAGGTTCAGAAAGAGCTCGAATTTTTAGCGGACAATGCGGCAGACGATTATGACGCAAAAGAAATTTTAATAGCGGTTATGGATTCGAAAAGCGGTAAAATTTTAGCCCTTGCTACGAATTTGCGTTATAATCCCGGAAATATTACAAAAAAAACATTTTCAAATTTAAACTCAACCGCAAGCGAATATGCTTATGAAATGGGATCTGTTATAAAACCGATAATTTTTTCAATAGCTTATGAAACCGGCATGGTGCGCCCAGATGAGATGATTCCGACTTACAACGGCTCATATAAATTAGGCTCCCGCACTATAAAAGATACGCACCCTGCAAATGAAATGAGTGCAACGGATATAATCGTACATAGTTCAAATATCGGTATGATAATGATAAGTTCCCGTTTAAGCGGAGAAATTTTACATTCAGGTTTGGAAAAATTCGGTTTTATGCAAAAAACGGGAATCGATCTTCCTTACGAACAAAAAGGCTATATGCCGGATGTTTTCTCGCTTGAAAATAAAGTATATAAAGCTACCACGAGCTACGGATACGGACTTCAACTTACATTTTTACAACTTTTAAACGCTTATATGATTTTTAATAATGACGGCGTTATTATTTCTCCAAGAATTGTTTCGTATCTACGTAAAAACGGCGAATTTTATCAAGTAAATGAAGCTGAAAGCAGAAATGTTATAAGCAGTGAAACGGCAAATGTATTAAAAGAAATTTTGATTCAAACAGTTGAGCGCGGAACCGGTAGAAAAGGTCAGGTAGAAGGTCTTCAAATAGGCGGTAAAACAGGAACTGCAAGAATTGCAAGCGGCGGTGGATATTCAAATCTTTACAACAGCTCGTTTTTCGGTTTTGCAAACGATAAAAGTTCAAGCTTTACAATAGGCGTTTTGGTTAGAGAGCCGAAAAAAGGAAGCTATTATGCCGCTCAGAATGCACTTCCTACTTTTAGAAAAACTGTTGAAATTTTGGTAAATAACGGATATTTACATCCGTCAATCACTGATAAAAATCGCGTAATAATAAAAGATGAAAACGAAATTATCAAAGATTAAAATTTTAAAGTAAAAAGTAAGTATAATCGAAATTTTAAAAAATATACGAAAAGGCGAAAATGGCTAAATTAAAATGCGATCATTGCAAACTCGGTTTTGATGAAAGCGCGATGATACATTGCGAAGACGGACATAAATTTTGTTGCAACGGCTGCAAACAGGTTTTTTATCTTTTGCAGGAAAATGGACTTGAAGAATTTTATACAAGACTTGGCAAAAATACATTAAATCCGGCAAAAACACGCGAAATTTCAAAAAATGAAACGGAAGCGATTTATGAAAATTTCGTGCGCCAAAACGCAGACGGTTTTAATGAAATTTTCATAATCATAGAAGGAATTCATTGCTCAGCCTGCGTTTGGCTAAACGAAAAAGTGCTATTTAACTCAAAAGGCGTGATAGAGGCAAATATAAATGCCACAACAAACAAAGCCAAAATCGTTTGGGATGAAAACGAAACAAATCTGGCTGAAATTTTCTCAAAAATAAAATCAATCGGTTATGAGCCGTATCCTTACGATCCAAATCGCAGTGAAACACGCATAAACTCGAAACGCCGTGAATTTTACGCAAAACTGATTGTAGGAATTTTTTCCGTAATGAATATAATGTGGATTGCAGTTGCACTTTACGGCGGATATTTTAGCGGAATGGACGCAGCTACAAAGGATATTTTGCATTTTGGAGAGTTCATTTTGGCGACGCCAGTGCTTTTTTATACAGGAAGCGTATTTTTTAAAGGAGCATTTTTTGCCATAAAAAACCGCACGCCGAATATGGATTTGCTTATCGCGACAGGTTCAGGAATAGTATATATTTACTCTGTATATGCGATGCTTGCAAGAAACGGCGAAGTGTATTTCGACTCGGTTGCTATGATTATTACTTTTGTTTTTATAGGAAAATATCTTGAAATTTTAAGCAAGAAAAGAGCTACCGACAAACTTGATAACTTTTCAAATACCATAATAGGTGCCGTTTTAGTAAAAAATGAAAAAGGCGGGTTTATAAATAAAAAAGCGGACGAAATCAGTATAGGCGATGAAATTTTACTGAATGAAGGCGCGAAAGTGCTGATAGACGGATGCGTAATAAGTGGAAATGCAAGTTTTGATTATGCAAGCATAAACGGAGAAAGTGTGCCTGTCAGTGTGCAAGCAGGTGATGAAATAAAAAGCGGCGCAATTTGTATGCAAGGATCTGTCGTTTACAGAGCAAGCGCAAATTTTAAAAACTCGCTTTTAAGCAAAATTATAGATTTATTGGAAAACGCACCTCTTAAAAAACCTCAAATTGAGCGTATGGCAAATGAAATTTCAGGAATTTTTTCTATTGTTATTTTAACTCTGGCGGCGCTTACTTTTTTTATATGGCTTTATTTCGGTTCGTTTGACAAAGCTCTTATTACAGCCGTCAGTGTAATCATAATAGCCTGCCCTTGCGCACTTGGACTTGCTACGCCTGTTGCCACGCTTGTAGGTCTTGGCGCAGGATTGAAAGAAAAAATTTTATTTAAAGAGGCGAAAACTATTGAAAATATAGCAAAATGCGACACGATAGTTTTCGATAAAACCGGAACTTTGACAAACGGCAAGTTGAAAGTAAATAAAAGCAAATTTTTAATCGATTTTGACATTTCTTTACTAGATTCATTACTTAAAGCTTCAAATCACCCGATCAGCAAAGCTGTTAACGAATTTTTAAATTTTAAAGGCGAAAATTTAAAAATTTCAAATATCAGAAATTTCCCGGCAAAAGGAATAAGCGCAAATTTCGGAAATATAAAAATAAGCGGCGGAAGCGCTAAATTTATGAGAGAACTTGGAATAAAAAATGTAGAGCATTTAGATACGAGCGAATATTTTTTTGCAATAAACGGCAAACTTGCGGCTATTTTCGAACTTAGCGACAGTATAAAAAATGATGCGAAATCAAGCGTATCGGAACTTGAAAAACTTGGTTTTGAAATTTTTATGTTAAGCGGCGACAACGAAAACGCTGTAAAGAAAATCGCAAATGAAATAGGAATAAAAAATTATGAAAGCGGTGTTTTACCGGATAAAAAAGCAAAATTTGTACAAAATTTAAGCAAGCGGAATAAATTTGTAATTATGGTTGGCGATGGCGTCAATGACGCACCTGCTCTAAGCCTTGCAAATGTCGGAATTTGCCTAGGTTCAGGCGCTGATATAAGTATGGAAAAAAGCGATGTTGTGCTTTTAACAGACGATCTTACAAGCCTTGTGTGCGCTATAAAAATTGCAAAAAAATCATTTAAAAAAGTAAAAGAAAATCTTATTTTCTCGCTTTGCTATAATGCGATAACAATTCCGCTTGCCTGTTTAGGTTTTATTATACCGCTATATGCGGCGATTTCCATGAGTTTCAGCTCATTAATCGTAGTGTTGAATTCGCTTAGACTTAAAAATTTCAGGAGGTAAAAATGAGTGGAATAATAGGAATTATGCTCGGAGTCAGTATTTTTTTGGGAGGCATTGCTCTTTTTGGACTTTTATGGGGAATTAAAACTCATCAATTTGACGATTATACAAAATTTTTGGACGGCACAAAATACGACAGTGAAGAAGCTCTAAGAGATGCTGTAAAAATGGAAGAAAAGAAAAAAAATGCACTAAAGAAAAAACATGAAAAATATATGCCGCCTGATTGAAAATATTATTTAAAATTTGCTTTTAGGATGTATAATTTTTAGAAGTTCTTATCTTTTTCATAAAAATTCAAGCATTTTAAAATTTAAGGAAATCTCTTGAAATTACAGACATTTTTAATAACACTGGCGTCTATAGTTATAATTTTCGCAGGATTAAAAGCTGCAAATTCAGTTGTAGTACCATTTTTACTTGCAACTTTTATAGCTATTGTAACATCACCGATTTTAGATATTTTAGAAAAAGTTAAAATTCCTAGAATCATCTCTTTTATACTTGTGACGTTCTGTATGCTTGGATTTTTAGCATTTATCGGAAGTGTGGCGGTTGGTACGATGTTTGACTTTTTAGGACAACTTCCTGAATTTAATAGAAAATTCCAAATCATACTAAATGAATGGATGGAAAATCTAAATAACACAGAATTTAGAGATATGATAGTTTTTGATCCGAATATGTTTAACTTGGAATCTAATAAAATTATTACGACAACAAGCTCGCTTGTCAGAAAAACAGGCTCAATTATGTCGATGTGGCTTTTTATACTTTTATTAGTTGCTTTTATGCTTTTTGAAACAAGAATAATGCAGGAAAAGGTAAAATATCTAAGCGTAAAATACTCAAACGCGATAGTTTTTGTGCATTCATTTGTCTATAACCTTAAAAGATATCTTTTTATAAAAACAATCGTTTCAACAGCAACCGGTATTATTATAGGTTCAGGGCTATATTATTTAAACATACCTTATGCGGTTTTATGGGGAATAGTAGCTTTTATAATGAACTATATACCAACAATCGGCTCGTTTGTAGCTGCCGTTCCGGCTGTTTTTATAGCTCTTTTAAGCGGAAATATTTCAGATGCGATCTGGGTTATCATCCTCTATACTGCTACAAATACTATTTTAGGTGTGATTTTAGAACCGAGACTGGTCGGCGAAGAACTTGGAATTTCAACTATAACTGTGCTTTTCAGCTTACTTTTATGGGGATATGTCTTAGGGATAGGCGGACTTTTTTTAGCGGTTCCACTAACTATGACTATTCAAATCGCACTTAAAATAAACCCTAAAACAGAATTTATAGCTGTAATGTTAAGTAATAAAGTTGAAAAGTAAAACAGTATTTAATTCTCAACCAAAATATATTATATCGTGTAATAATATCTGTAAAATTTTAGGATATTTATTTTTTATAAAAAAATATAAAATTCAACAAGTAGTGCGCATAATAAAATAATGCATATATATTAGTATAAAAACTTGCGGCGCAGTTTAAGTTAAAAAAGTCTTTGAGATAAAATATATTTGATATAAACTTAATGACAACACAAATAAAATACAAAATCCAATTTTAAAATTTATTTCTCTTATTTTAGAATATTTCATATAGCTTAGTGTTATAAAATTTGTCATATATTATAAGTAGCAAAAAAATATAATGTTTTAATACTTTAATTTATCACCGTTAGATATTAATCTTGATTTTTATATGTTCCGTGAAATTATTTGTTAAATTTAAGAAGAAAGGCGTGAAAAGCTTCACGCCTTTATATGTTTTGAATTACTCGACTTCGGCGTCTATAACGTCGTCGTCTTTTTTTGCACCGGAATTGCCGTTTGAACCTGCATTACCATTGCCTCCGGCAGTACCGCCTGCATTTTTACCTGCAGAAGCTGCTTTATACATCTCTTCGGCTGTTTTGCTTAGAGCTGAAACTTTTGCGTCAATTTGTTCTTTTGTGGCATTTTCATCTTTCAATACAGCTTTTAAATCATTTAGCGCAGCTTCTATTTTTGCGCGAAGATCGGCAGGAATTTTCTCACCCATTTCATTTAATGTTTTTTCTGTTTGGTGAGCAATCGCATCAGCGCCGTTTCTTGCGTCAACACTCTCTTTTCGTTTTTTGTCATCTTCTTTGTGAAGCTCTGCATCTTTTACCATTTTATCAATTTCTTCATCACTTAATCCGCTTGAACCTGTGATTTTAATATCTGTTGCTTTGCCTGTGGCTTTGTCTTTTGCAGAAACAGTTAAAATTCCGTTTGCATCGATATCAAATTCAACTTCAATTTGAGGCACGCCTCTAGGAGCCGGCATAATTCCGTCAAGATTGAAATTTCCAAGGCTTTTATTATCTCTTGCAAATTCTCTTTCACCTTGTAAAACGTTGATTGTAACTGCGCTTTGGTTATCTTCCGCGGTTGAAAAAACTTGAGATTTTTTGGTAGGAATTGTGGTTCCTTTATCTATCAATTTTGTCATTATGCCGCCAAGAGTTTCAATTCCAAGGCTTAAAGGAGTTACATCAAGCAAAAGTACATCTTTGACATCACCTTTTATAACGGCACCTTGTACAGCAGCGCCTACAGCCACGACCTCATCAGGATTTACTGATTTGTTCAAATCTTTTCCAAAAGCCTTTTTAACCTCTTCACAAACCAAAGGAACACGAGTAGATCCGCCTACCATAACGACCTCTTTTATATCGCTCATTTTGAGTCCGGCATCGCTTACAACGCTATTTAAAGTAGAAATTGTCTCACCTACCAAATTATCTATCATGCCTTCAAATTTTGCTCTTGAAATTGTCTTCATAAGGTGTTTCGGACCTGTTTGATCAGCTGTTATAAACGGCAAATTTACAGTTGTTTCCATAGCGCTTGAAAGCTCTTTTTTGGCATTTTCGGCAGCTTCTTTTAGACGTTGCATAGCCATTACGTCGCCTTTTATATCAATTCCGCTCTCATTTTTAAACTCGCTAAGTAAGTAATCAATAAGTTTATTATCAAAATCATCGCCGCCCAAAAATGCATTTCCGCCTGTTGCTAAAACTTCTACAACACTATCACCAGTTTCAAGCACCGTTACATCAAACGTTCCGCCACCCAAATCATAAACAACTATTCTCTCGGATTCTTTTTTATCAAGACCGTAAGCAAGAGCTGCAGCTGTCGGCTCATTGATAATTCTTAACACATTAAGTCCTGCAATTGTTCCTGCTTCTTTTGTGGCTTTTCTTTGACTATCGTTAAAATACGCAGGCACTGTAATCACGGCATCAACAACCTTTTCACCAAGATAACTTTCGGCATCTTCTTTTAATTTCATCAAAACTTTTGCCGAAATTTCTTGTGGAGTATAAACTTTGCCGGCAATCTCGACAGCGCAAGCGCCATTTCTATCCACAATCTTATAAGGAAGCCTTTTTTTAGCTTCTTGCGCATTTTTCTCATTCATCATAAGACCCATAATTCTTTTTATAGAATATATTGTCTTTTCAGGGTTCGTAACAGCTTGACGTTTAGCACTGTCACCAACTAAAATTTCGCCTTTATCCGTAAAAGCGACTACAGA from Campylobacter hominis ATCC BAA-381 carries:
- a CDS encoding ATP-dependent Clp protease adaptor ClpS, with the translated sequence MAFQNESQTKTKIFIPKIYRVILLNDDVTTMDFVVMILMEIFEKTRDEAINIMLHIHKNGSGICGSYIKEIAETKKDEVKMLAKKANFPLVCEIEEE
- a CDS encoding AAA family ATPase, with product MANFMFGYYFKNGVRVARKYRNNYLTTYHILFSFFRYDVFKEFFYYYGMQNDVGETIRQIIENFPKSKNKKLKMTTELKYLINQINEIGTNKNEYEDIFRFMFLARKMDENYRELFDFITPNDSYESLSLTFFEWLKRQKSIPMAEFLDSFENQDENEDQRSPLEIWGRNLCEEARLGKLDKLIGREKEVEKTLQTLCRRKKNNPLLVGEAGVGKTAVVEGIAQKIAFNDGPEKLKNKEIYEINLTSMLAGTTYRGDFEQRVNDLIDELKNKKNVIIFFDEIHTILGAGSTGGSDADLADALKPALANGEISCIGATTYAEFRDFGKDKALLRRFNKIDICEPTLEDSFKILKGGAPRYENFHGVKFSDEILNECVRLSKKYLSDKFLPDSAFDLIDEIGASFSLKGRHGEVSQDDVRKILSVMANAENINSDNSEILKNLKTNLKSEIFGQDSAVDTLYKALLRSYAGIKDENRPIGVFLFTGNSGVGKTELAKVLANSLNVSFLRFDMSEYMEENSVSKFIGSAPGYVGFEQGGILTNAVKKHPYSVLLFDEIEKANPTIINIFLGIFDNASLSDNLGEKADFKNTIIIMSSNLGTKEAATLGFKRDTAEKINTAVHDFFSPELRARIDKIINFNPLNNEILKQIVDKYIKNLENKLKNVKFDLDENAKEFLIKKGANTESGARNLKRIIDGEISDIISGEILFGKLKNGGTVKISTENEKLTFEFN
- a CDS encoding peptidoglycan D,D-transpeptidase FtsI family protein → MVYYWSSANRRLPNLKSSEINTAIRGEIVTSDNYISANSQKLYKVSVDSRSIDPNKLELFVKLYCIYTGDNEKRVKDAITSSKGTIVLSYKIDAKMAVHLKELARKLNLKKVFVSFLTPSGKSNPPIRMSVSQSGEKRVYNTADSLTPLIGYINKTELDGITRVKGIKGIEKYYEYYLNPINDEKISGLRDIGDNIILEKSSRKSSKIDGYDAILNIDLKVQKELEFLADNAADDYDAKEILIAVMDSKSGKILALATNLRYNPGNITKKTFSNLNSTASEYAYEMGSVIKPIIFSIAYETGMVRPDEMIPTYNGSYKLGSRTIKDTHPANEMSATDIIVHSSNIGMIMISSRLSGEILHSGLEKFGFMQKTGIDLPYEQKGYMPDVFSLENKVYKATTSYGYGLQLTFLQLLNAYMIFNNDGVIISPRIVSYLRKNGEFYQVNEAESRNVISSETANVLKEILIQTVERGTGRKGQVEGLQIGGKTGTARIASGGGYSNLYNSSFFGFANDKSSSFTIGVLVREPKKGSYYAAQNALPTFRKTVEILVNNGYLHPSITDKNRVIIKDENEIIKD
- the ccoS gene encoding cbb3-type cytochrome oxidase assembly protein CcoS, which encodes MSGIIGIMLGVSIFLGGIALFGLLWGIKTHQFDDYTKFLDGTKYDSEEALRDAVKMEEKKKNALKKKHEKYMPPD
- a CDS encoding heavy metal translocating P-type ATPase, with amino-acid sequence MAKLKCDHCKLGFDESAMIHCEDGHKFCCNGCKQVFYLLQENGLEEFYTRLGKNTLNPAKTREISKNETEAIYENFVRQNADGFNEIFIIIEGIHCSACVWLNEKVLFNSKGVIEANINATTNKAKIVWDENETNLAEIFSKIKSIGYEPYPYDPNRSETRINSKRREFYAKLIVGIFSVMNIMWIAVALYGGYFSGMDAATKDILHFGEFILATPVLFYTGSVFFKGAFFAIKNRTPNMDLLIATGSGIVYIYSVYAMLARNGEVYFDSVAMIITFVFIGKYLEILSKKRATDKLDNFSNTIIGAVLVKNEKGGFINKKADEISIGDEILLNEGAKVLIDGCVISGNASFDYASINGESVPVSVQAGDEIKSGAICMQGSVVYRASANFKNSLLSKIIDLLENAPLKKPQIERMANEISGIFSIVILTLAALTFFIWLYFGSFDKALITAVSVIIIACPCALGLATPVATLVGLGAGLKEKILFKEAKTIENIAKCDTIVFDKTGTLTNGKLKVNKSKFLIDFDISLLDSLLKASNHPISKAVNEFLNFKGENLKISNIRNFPAKGISANFGNIKISGGSAKFMRELGIKNVEHLDTSEYFFAINGKLAAIFELSDSIKNDAKSSVSELEKLGFEIFMLSGDNENAVKKIANEIGIKNYESGVLPDKKAKFVQNLSKRNKFVIMVGDGVNDAPALSLANVGICLGSGADISMEKSDVVLLTDDLTSLVCAIKIAKKSFKKVKENLIFSLCYNAITIPLACLGFIIPLYAAISMSFSSLIVVLNSLRLKNFRR
- the smpB gene encoding SsrA-binding protein SmpB; this translates as MKELTKNKKAWHNFTIIENFEAGIVLKGSEVKALRMGRANLKDSFCRIIKGELFLLNAHISFLENTNAFFRPSENGARKLLMHKKEINRLFGAVSKEGMAIVALSLYLNDKNKVKARIALAKGKNLHDKREALKRKEAEREAQSAMKRYAKGY
- the dnaK gene encoding molecular chaperone DnaK, yielding MSKVIGIDLGTTNSCVSVYERGESKIIPNKEGKNTTPSVVAFTDKGEILVGDSAKRQAVTNPEKTIYSIKRIMGLMMNEKNAQEAKKRLPYKIVDRNGACAVEIAGKVYTPQEISAKVLMKLKEDAESYLGEKVVDAVITVPAYFNDSQRKATKEAGTIAGLNVLRIINEPTAAALAYGLDKKESERIVVYDLGGGTFDVTVLETGDSVVEVLATGGNAFLGGDDFDNKLIDYLLSEFKNESGIDIKGDVMAMQRLKEAAENAKKELSSAMETTVNLPFITADQTGPKHLMKTISRAKFEGMIDNLVGETISTLNSVVSDAGLKMSDIKEVVMVGGSTRVPLVCEEVKKAFGKDLNKSVNPDEVVAVGAAVQGAVIKGDVKDVLLLDVTPLSLGIETLGGIMTKLIDKGTTIPTKKSQVFSTAEDNQSAVTINVLQGEREFARDNKSLGNFNLDGIMPAPRGVPQIEVEFDIDANGILTVSAKDKATGKATDIKITGSSGLSDEEIDKMVKDAELHKEDDKKRKESVDARNGADAIAHQTEKTLNEMGEKIPADLRAKIEAALNDLKAVLKDENATKEQIDAKVSALSKTAEEMYKAASAGKNAGGTAGGNGNAGSNGNSGAKKDDDVIDAEVE
- a CDS encoding TlpA family protein disulfide reductase, translating into MKKILGILISAMIFLGGCDERNDTISSEQNFAPYEVGEQISLKSVSGDEITIKRTNEGFKLANSDKLLMFDIFATYCEPCKAEAAHLTDLINKNKENMAFIGLITFEEIENHEIIENFMKKYGAYYFIANEKENDRLIAQILNDIKYNHALSIPFKVLLQNGKYVNLTDFNEGMRFKKYYLGAVPEGVIENDLQRLK
- a CDS encoding AI-2E family transporter is translated as MKLQTFLITLASIVIIFAGLKAANSVVVPFLLATFIAIVTSPILDILEKVKIPRIISFILVTFCMLGFLAFIGSVAVGTMFDFLGQLPEFNRKFQIILNEWMENLNNTEFRDMIVFDPNMFNLESNKIITTTSSLVRKTGSIMSMWLFILLLVAFMLFETRIMQEKVKYLSVKYSNAIVFVHSFVYNLKRYLFIKTIVSTATGIIIGSGLYYLNIPYAVLWGIVAFIMNYIPTIGSFVAAVPAVFIALLSGNISDAIWVIILYTATNTILGVILEPRLVGEELGISTITVLFSLLLWGYVLGIGGLFLAVPLTMTIQIALKINPKTEFIAVMLSNKVEK